A genomic region of Streptomyces sp. R33 contains the following coding sequences:
- a CDS encoding LysR family transcriptional regulator, giving the protein MQLELRHLQAVCQIAESGSLGGAARRLGVSQPALSAQLRRIERVTGGELFVRGRHGVEPTPLGQFVLAKARRVLTEMETLGAETRAMATDAPLRLGCILLVLIDGLLTRTDLTLSGREITVDVEHSVTALVRMLGAGRYDVIVYGEVNDHEVALPQGVLARTLVPKEPFCIRMSTRHPLAGREVLDLAELADEQWMTLVEDDDGGPEALVEACAKAGFVPSLRYRITDRKMRHDLVAAGRAISLTQPTAPAVEGTVMRPLLGTPITGRIRLAWNRSSVSAGQADTLYRAAAGAYLANVDNNPFHRTWWNAHPESHPVLG; this is encoded by the coding sequence ATGCAGCTGGAGTTGAGGCATCTGCAAGCCGTGTGCCAGATAGCGGAGTCCGGCAGTCTGGGCGGCGCGGCCCGCCGGCTGGGGGTCTCCCAGCCCGCGCTCTCCGCGCAGTTGCGCAGGATCGAACGGGTCACGGGCGGCGAGCTCTTCGTTCGCGGTAGGCACGGCGTGGAACCCACTCCGCTGGGCCAGTTCGTCCTGGCCAAGGCGCGCCGCGTGCTCACCGAGATGGAAACCCTCGGTGCCGAGACCCGCGCCATGGCGACCGACGCCCCGCTGCGGCTCGGCTGCATCCTGCTCGTCCTGATCGACGGCCTGCTCACGCGGACGGACCTGACCCTGTCCGGGCGGGAGATCACCGTGGACGTGGAGCACTCGGTGACCGCGCTCGTACGGATGCTCGGCGCGGGCCGGTACGACGTCATCGTCTACGGCGAGGTGAACGACCACGAGGTCGCGCTGCCCCAGGGGGTCCTGGCCCGGACCCTGGTGCCCAAGGAGCCGTTCTGCATCCGGATGTCGACCCGGCACCCCCTGGCGGGGCGCGAGGTCCTGGACCTCGCCGAACTGGCCGACGAGCAGTGGATGACCCTGGTGGAGGACGACGACGGCGGCCCCGAAGCCCTGGTCGAGGCCTGCGCGAAGGCCGGCTTCGTCCCGTCCCTGCGCTACCGGATCACCGACCGCAAGATGCGCCACGACCTGGTGGCGGCGGGCCGGGCCATCTCCCTCACCCAGCCCACGGCCCCCGCGGTGGAGGGCACCGTGATGCGCCCGTTGCTCGGCACCCCGATCACGGGCCGCATCCGCCTCGCATGGAACCGCTCGTCGGTCTCCGCCGGACAGGCGGACACCCTCTACCGCGCGGCGGCCGGCGCGTACCTGGCCAACGTGGACAACAACCCCTTCCACCGCACCTGGTGGAACGCCCACCCGGAGTCCCACCCGGTCCTCGGGTGA
- a CDS encoding TetR/AcrR family transcriptional regulator, with translation MARMPLAQRRRQLTEAAIRAMTRDGVPRTTTRSIAAEAGVSLSVFHYCFDSKQALLESVIETITEHYLTVVKEAIRPRTTLRETVRAGFQAYWDHVCAHPAEHMLTYELTQYALREPGFEHLARRQYELYCATYAELIEQVRLGMEFELRVPVPVLARYLAAMTDGLTLNFLVLGDAAAAAEILDMVTDHVAGLVHAERLRPHAAGAPV, from the coding sequence ATGGCACGGATGCCGTTGGCGCAGCGGCGCCGGCAGCTGACCGAGGCCGCGATCCGCGCGATGACCCGCGACGGCGTCCCCAGGACGACGACCCGCTCCATCGCCGCCGAGGCGGGCGTGTCGCTGAGCGTCTTCCACTACTGCTTCGACTCCAAGCAGGCGCTGCTCGAATCCGTCATCGAGACGATCACCGAGCACTACCTGACGGTGGTGAAGGAGGCCATCCGGCCCCGCACCACCCTCCGGGAGACCGTCCGGGCCGGCTTCCAGGCGTACTGGGACCACGTCTGCGCCCATCCCGCCGAGCACATGCTGACGTACGAGCTCACGCAGTACGCCCTGCGCGAGCCGGGGTTCGAGCATCTGGCCCGGCGCCAGTACGAGCTGTACTGCGCGACGTACGCCGAGCTCATCGAGCAGGTCCGGCTCGGCATGGAGTTCGAACTCCGCGTCCCCGTCCCCGTACTGGCCCGCTATCTGGCGGCGATGACGGACGGGCTGACCCTGAACTTCCTCGTGCTCGGCGACGCCGCCGCGGCGGCGGAGATCCTCGACATGGTCACCGACCACGTCGCGGGACTGGTCCACGCCGAGCGGCTCCGCCCGCACGCCGCCGGCGCCCCCGTCTGA